The DNA region AGTATCCGATTACCGGCACTTGACAAGCAAAAGGATATACAACGCTAACTATTGATATAAGTTTAGTTATCGCTGTTTTCGGTAGACCATCGGCCTGGTCTTGTCCCAGTACAGCATCTCGAGCGTACCGGCCCCGATTTTGAGCGCTTCGCCGCGAAACGGCACTGTGGCGATGGCATCGCCGTCGATCACGAAGGTGAAATCGGTATGCGCCGGGTTGAGCGCCACGGGGCCCGAGTCCTTGTTATAGACGGCCACGCGTATGACCACGGACTTCGGCTGACTGGCCCCCGGAAAGAGCGCCATGCCATCGCGGTCCGTTCTTGCGTTGACCTCTCCCGATGCGGTCGTCAGGGCCACATCCAGGTTGGCTACGGGAGAGCCGTTCGTCCCCTTCACCCACACGCGGACATCCGGCGAGCGCAGATCGTTGCTGCGCAGCAGCTTGAATGCCGGGGCCGTGGGAAGTTTGCTGTCCAGCACGACTGTGTCGCCGGCCACGCGCCATTTGCCTGTGGCCGTATAGTCTGCTGCGCCGTAGGCGAGCATGTATTCGAACCGGCCATCGGGCTTCAGCACCAGCTCCGAGCCCATCTCGTGCGCATCCTCAAGCACATAGTGACCGGCGACGTTGCCGGGGGCCCAGCCGAGCCATGCCACAAGATTGATCAGGAGCAGCGCAAAAACGTTCACCGGTTACGTCCCCCGCTGCCCGCGTTCTAACAGACCGCAACGGCGGACAGCAAGAAAACTCTGTAATTACTCGTCTTCGTTCCCCAGCTTCTTATAGCCGGGATGGACGCCCGGGCTAAGCCCCTGCTGCCGCGCAATGCGCGCTAGCATCTCGGTCAGCAATGCGCGCTCCTCGGCGTTCAGGCTTGCGAGCAGCCGCTCCTGATGCTCACGGGCTACTCTGCCGATCGCCGCCAGCGCCTGCCCGCCCTGCCCGGTCAGGTGCAGCTCATAGAACCTGCGGTCCTTCGCCGAGGGGCGCCGCTCGATCAGGCCGCGACGTCCAAGTTCGTCCAGCACACCCACCAGCCGGCTGGCATGCATACCCAGACGGCGGGCGATCTCCTGCTGCGAGATGCCAGGGCTCATCGCCAGCAAGCGCAGAATTCCGGCATCGTGCGGGGCGAACCCCTGTGGTTTCAATGCCTCGGCAAAACCAGCCGCAGCATGGCCCCCTACCTGGGCGATCAGAAATCCTGCCGGAAGAGCGGGGGGAAGGCTGGGCCGATCCATGGTTTCGATTCTTGCATGAAATTCTTCTCAGCACATATCATTGACAAAAATAATCATTACAAATAATAATCAATTTCATTCAGACACTCGGAACATTGGGTGCCAAAGGAGACGCCCCATGACCACACTCGAACAACCCGTAACGACCGTGAAGTTCCGCGGTCCTCATATTGGAATTGTTGCAACAGTCTTCGTCGTCCTCTTCCTCGCCTCGCTCTTCCCCGTGACCGCCTTCGGCGGAACGCCCTACTTTCCGCCACCCACGGCCACCGTTGCGGAGATGACGGCGTTCTTCTCCACGCGCCAGCCGGGAGTGTTGCTCTGCGCCTTCTTCCAGTTCGGGGCGGCGATCGCGCTTGGCATCTTCGCGGCCACAGCCGTCAGTCAGCTCCGCTTTCAGCGGGTGCGCGCGGCAGGAACGCAGATCGCGCTCTTTGGAGGATTTCTGACCGCGGCCAATATCATGGCAAGCGCCTGCATTCTGTGGGCGACAACCTATACCGAGGTCGCCCACGACGCTGCGCTCACCCAGGCCCTCTACCGGATCTCGTTCGGGTTGGGAGGCCCGGGCTTCTCCGTCCCGTTCGGCATCCTCATTGCGGGAGTATCGGTCACAGCGGGCTTCTATCGCCTGCTGCCGCGCTGGGTGGTCGTCATGGGCATCGCAGTCGCCATTATCGGCGAGCTGAGCTGGTTTGAGATCGTCAACATCAAACTGCTGCCGCTGATTCCTCTCACACGCTTCCCCGGCTTTATCTGGATCGTCGCCGCCGGGTTCTCCATGCCGCGCCGCCGGACGATCCAGCAAGCTGGCCGCGTTGTCATAGGCTAAACAGACCGGTGCCTCTGAGCGGAGCAGAACGTAGAGCCGTCAACTGCTGGGTTGAGCATCTCTCACAGAGTTTGTGTGGGGACGAAGGTGTTCCTTCCTACCCCGAGCGGCTGTGAAACCTGCTGCGGGTTGCAAAACACCTTGCCGTCTGTGTAGCCTTTTTGGGAGGAGAAAGCGCGTTCTCCTCTCCATATCCTTCCATCGTCAGGAACCAGAACTATGCCTCGGAGTCTCCGCCTCCCCCTCGGTCAAGCCGTATCCATCGCTGGCGCTGCCCTGCTGTGCTGCGTTTCGCTCACCGGCTGCCGCCAGGACATGCACGACCAGCCGAAGTTCTTTCCCCAGCGCGGGACCACCTTCTATCAGGACGGCCGCTCGGTGCGGCCGCAGGTGGCCGGGACCGTGGCGCGTTCGCAGGCGCAGACGGTGAGCTACTTTGCGACGGGCATGGTCGACGGCGCCGAGGCCGACGGACTTCCATTCAAGGTCACGCCCGCCGTGCTCGAGCGCGGACAGGAGCGCTTCAACGTCTACTGCACGCCATGCCACTCGCGCGTAGGCAACGGCAAGGGCATGATTGTGCAGCGGGGCTATTATCCGGCGACCAGCTTCCACAGCTATCGCCTGCGGTCGGCCCCGCTGGGCCATTTCTTCTCGGTGATCACCAACGGCTACGGCGCCATGCCGGACTACGCCTCGCAGATCACTCCCGTGGACCGCTGGGCGATCGTCGCTTACATTCGCGCGTTGCAGCTTAGCCAGAACGCAGCCGAGACCGACGTTCCAAGCGGAGGCAGAGTCGTGCCGATCGCTGCGGTCGAGGAGCGCAGCGGCTTCTCCAGCGACTTCCTCAGCCCGTGGCTGGGTTCAGTGCTGGAACACGTGCACCCAACGGTCGAGGCTGCTGCGCCTGCCGCTTCAACGACGGCTCCCGCGACAAAGCCCGCCACGGTTCCTGCTGCCGGTACCGCTGCAACTCCCGCAACCCCGGTTGCAGCCGGAGCGAAGGCTGCTGCGAAGAACACGCTGGTCGCCAGCGCGGCAAAGCCAGCGGGACAGGAAGCCGCCGCTCCAGCACCCGCGGCCGAGAAGCCGGCCGCCGGCGACGTTGCGCACGGCAAGACGCTGTACGCCAACAACTGCTCGGTCTGCCACCAGCCCACGCGCGCCGGTATGCCTCCTGTCTTCCCGTCGCTGATCGGCGTGGTGGAGCGCGTTGGCGAAAAGCGCGTTCGCACGGTAGCCAAGGAAGGCATCGCCGATGCCAAGCCGCCGATGCCGCCGCACCCCGACCTGACGGACAAGGACATCACGGACCTGATCGCGTTCCTGAAGACGAAGCCGTAACGTCCGAACCACGGCCGGTCCTGGTGTCTACCGGCGGTAGAGCAAAATCAGGGAGCGGGCGCGCACGGGATGACCAATGGGCGGAATCCGCGCGCCTATGGGATCTGCACAAAGAGCGCACCATCGTGCTGCCGGGCCTCGTAGGTCTTCAGTGGAGGGTCGCCCGCAACATCGGAGTATCCGGTGCCGATGTCGTATCGCCAGCCGTGAAGCGGACACACCACGACGTTGCCCTCCAGCGCTCCCTGGTTCAGCATGGCGTTCTGGTGCGGACAGCGATTGTCGAAGACGAAAACACGCGAATGGTCTTTGCGCGGACGCGCCACGCATAGCTCCAGCCCACGGCCTTGAAACGCGCGCATCTCTCCGGGCGCGGGCAGGTCCTGCACATTGCACAGCTTTACGATCATGGATTTCATACTCGCACAACCTGAATCATGGAGGAGCAGGACTGTGTCGGCATCTGCGTAGACAAGTCACCGATCTATGCCTTGGTCAAAATCGACATATCTGACGTAAAGAAGAATTTGGGATTGTGTCATCCAATTTTAGGAAAGATCGCCCAGAAATCTTTTCATTGCGTCCAGCACCTGGGTTTCGTTCGAGATAAAGATGTAGTGATTCGCATTTGCAATGCGAACCACGCGCGCTGTTGGCTGACCTCTCTCGAATGCGCCGATCTGGCGAGCCTGATTGGCGTCGGCCGCTGCCACCGCTGCGAGATATCTCGGCCAGTTGGCATCGGGAGGTTTGACCTGTGGATAGCTCATGACGGCAAGCATCGGCAGGTGAATAGGCGTTGTGAAGCGCTCATAGTTCTTCGACACCGCAGACGGTGCTTCGGCTGCGGCATTGCGATCACCGACGCTGCCATCCGGCCCAGGCAGGAAGCTCTCATGAATCTCAGCTTCCGGTGGAACACCTCCCACAGCGCCCTTCAATCGCTTCAGCATCGCCGCAAAGCTCGCTTTGTCTGCTGTGGTAGGAGAACCATATGGCAGAGGAGGAAGCGGATTCTCAGTGCTGTTTGCCTTGCGGTTCAGATTGTCCGCAAATTGCGGCAGCGATGCTCTCACCTGATCCATGAGCGCCGTGTCATTGGGCTTGTCGGCAAGTGCATTCAATTGCTTCCTGAGACGAGCGAGGCTTGCCTCATAGTCTCCTACAGCGTCGTAAAAGGCATAGTTATAAGCTGCGTCGAGATACACAAGCGCGCTGACGCGCTCTGGATGCCGCGTGCCGATGGCGCTGAGCTCCTCTCCGCCAATCGAGTGGGCAATCAAGACCGGCCTCTCGATCTTCAGCTTTTCCATCACTGCAAGAATGTCGTCGGAAAGCCTCTCTGGTGTATACCCCGTTGTGGCATGCGTCGACCTGCCGAACCCGCGCCGCGTGATGGCGTAGACGTGATGCTTGTCCGTGAACTTTGTAGCGAAGTTGTCCCAGATATGCGCGGTGTTGCCGAGTCCAGCGAGAAAGATCAGGGGACGTCCGTTGCCTCCCCAGTCCAATACCTCAAGCTGAACTCCTGGCTCAACAGAAACCATCTCTCGATGGTGAGGAGATGGATCGTGCCAAGTATCGGAAGCAGTACTCTGCGCTGGGCATAACGCGACGCAGAAGATATTGGCAGTGAGCAACAGGAACGTCGCGCGGATACGATTCACAGGGCAGCTCCCCTCATGCAGGTTGGGACAAGAATATGTCAACCGATGCGAGAGGGGTAGCGTGAGCCCGTGATTGAGTGCGCTGTGGCGCTTACTTGAACAGATGCGTTGCGTGCGTGACGGCGGCGCCCGCTCGCATGGCGGCTGCGACCACGGCCGTCTCCGCGATCATCGCCTCGGTTGCACCTGCCGCGACGGCGGCCCTGCGATGGATCTCCAGGCAGTAAGGGCACTGCGTCGTCAGCGCGACGGCAAGCGCCATCAACTGCTTGTGCAGCGCGTCGATCGCGCCGGGCTCGAAGGCCGCCTTGTCGAATGCCCAGAAGGCTTTCATCGACTCGGGCGCGTTGGCGTCCAGCTTCTTCAGCTGGACGAGGTTCTTCATGTCATACATGCGTGTCTCTCCTGTGTGAGTGCGGTGGCGCCCGATTCACGAATTGCAGAGGGAGGGCCGGTGAACCCGCTGGGTGCCGCGATAGCACTAAGGGTACACGCAGGGAGTTGAATCTGTGGAGGAGAGACAGCCTTGTTACGCAAGTTTGACGTGGGCGAGACAACGTACCCGTGAACCCGGCCTTTGTTCCAAGCGCATCGCCGCACCTATACTTGAAGATGGAAGAGGAGTTCGATGGCCGCACTGATTGAAGCAATTAACGTAAAACGCAAGATGCTGTTCGAGCACGAGAACGCACCTTACTACTGCATGGACTCCGACATCAGCACGCCCACGGCGCGCGGAGGACAGACGCTGGTGCGCCTGAAGATGCGCAACATGATCACCAACGCCGTCTTCGAGAAGAGCTTCAAGGCCGGCGACAAGTTCAAGGAGCCGGACGTCGAACTCGTCCCCGCCACCTTCCTCTACGCCGATGGCGACGGCTTCCACTTCCTCGACCAGCAGAGCTTCGAGACCTTCCCGCTCACCGAGTCCATGGTCGGCGACGCCACGGACTTTCTTACCGAGAACCTCGAAGTGCAACTGACGAAGTACAACGGCAACCCCATCGGCCTGCAACTGCCGATCTTCGTCGACCTCACCGTGAAGGAGACCGAACCGGGCCTGAGCGGAGCCTCGCAGTCCGGCAGCGTCACCAAGACGGCCACACTCGAAACCGGCCTCGAGATCCGCGTGCCGCTGTTTATCAAGGAAGGCGAAAAGGTGAAGGTGTCGACAGAGAATAGGGACTTCGCCGGACGCGCGTAAGTTTATTAGCCCAACCTTATTTGGTAGTCATTCTGAGCGAAACATTCTAGTTGTCATTCCGAGCGAAGAGCCTGCCCTGAGCGAAGTCGAATGGGAGGAATCTACTTTCTGCCGGAAGTGCCACAACCGCCCGGGTGCCCCATCCTTAGCGAAGCTAAGGGTGGGATGTATCCTTTTTCCCGCCGCGACCAGTCTTGCATTCCCACCCTTCGGCACAAGACGCCGAAGGATGGGGCACCGGCTCCATTCTTCCTTCGCAAAGCAACTGATCAGTCAAGCCGTCTACGCGCACTTAACTGAACTCCATCTTGTTCAAGATCGTAGCCGAGGTTGCGCAAATCGTCTTCCAGCTTTTGAGATCGATTCAATCCAATCAAGAGAATATGAGAAACATCAGGAAAGTGCTCTTCAATGGAGCCTAGCTGGTTTATGCACTCGTCTTCGAGAGAAGGAGAATACGTTTTGTAAAGGGTGAGCCAATCTTGATAGGCCCTTTTCTCGGGCATAGGGATGGATGTTCGATGTTCTGGAACATCAACTGCCCAGACCGGCATATTCCCAATCAAATTAGTAAGCGTGTCAAAAGATGGAGTAAGTATGAGAGCGACTGTGAGATCGTCTCTGGTCTTCACAGCAGCTCCTGAGCCCGCAGCACCGCAGTCACAGCCTCATCCGCAGTAGCGCCGACGGCAGAGAGGTGCCCCATCTTCCGTCCCTTGCGCGGGCGATGTTTCTCATACAGATGCAGCCGCACTCCGGGCACGGCGAGTGCGCGATCGAATCGCGGCGTCCTGGGTGTGCCGTCTTCGTTGAGCCATACGTCGCCCAGCAGGTTCGCAATCGCGCACGGCTGCACCACCGAGACATCGCCCAGCGGAAGGTCGCACACCGCGCGCACAAGCTGCTCGAACTGGCTTGTGACCGAGGCGCGTTCGCTGGCGTGATAGCTGTTGTGCGGGCGCGGCGCAAGCTCGTTGACCAGTAACTGGCCGGTGGTGGTGACAAACATCTCCACCGCGAGAATGCCTTCGAGGGTAAAACTGTTGGCGATCCTCTCCGCAAGAGCGTGCGCCTCTGCGGCCATCGCATCGGTGAGCGGAGCGGGCATCACGCTCCACGCCAGAATCTGGTTCTCGTGATGGTTCCACGCCGCGGGATAGACCTTCACCTCACCCGAAGGCGACCTCGCGACAAGCACGGAGATCTCGCGCTCCAGCTCGACGGCCTTCTCGGCGACGCCTGCATGCTCACCCAAAGCATGCCACGCGCCGCGCAACTCTTCTTCAGCATCCGCGCCAGCGCGAAAGCCAACCTTGCCCTGCCCGCGTCCGTCGTAGCCGCCGGTTGCGCTCTTGCAGAAGACCTTGCCGCCCAGCGCTTTGATCGCCTCGCGCAGCTCATCGAGCGAGTGCACGGCGCGCCAGTCGCCGATGGGGAAGTTGTGCGCGGCAAGCCACTGCTTCTGCGCGATGCGGTCCTGAATCACCTCAAGCACAGCGCGGCCGGGCCGCACGGGAGCGAGCTTTTCCGCGGCCTCCATGCTCGTCAGCGCAATCTGTTCGATCTCCAGCGTCACCACGTCGGAACCGCCGGCAAGGTGCGCGGCCTCGTGCATATTGTTCCAGGCCGCCTCAATGCAGCCGTCGACGACAAACCGCGCCGGACACGCCGGGTCGGGATCAAGCACCTGGATGCGATAGCCCATCGCGCGCGCAGCCATCGCCGTCATGCGGCCTAGCTGGCCTCCGCCGAAGATGCCGATGGTCGCGCCGGGAAGGATCGGCTTCGCTGCAACAGTCTTTGTGCTCGCCGCGCTCATCCGTGAGTCTCGACCCCGTGGCTGTGCGCCAGCACCTCATCGCGCCGCGCCTCACGCCACGCCGTCAGCTTCTTCTGCAGTGCGGTATCTGTTGTGGCGATGATCTGCGCAGCCATCAGCCCAGCGTTCGCCGCTCCGGGAGCGCCAATCGCAAGCGTGCCCACGGGAACGCCCTTTGGCATCTGCACGATGCTCAGCAGAGCGTCCATGCCTTGCAGCGCAGTCGCGGGTATCGGCACGCCGAGCACAGGAACGACAGTCTTCGCCGCAACCATGCCGGGCAGATGCGCCGCGCCGCCAGCGCCTGCGATGATGACGCGCAGGCCACGCGCAGCGGCAGTTCCGGCATATTCAAAGAGAAGGTCGGGCGTGCGGTGGGCGGAGACGACGCGCACCTCGTACGGCACGCCGAACTCGCGGAGCATCTCGACCGCGCCCTGCATCACCGCATAGTCATTGCGGCTTCCCATGATCACTCCAACCAGCGGTGAGGCGTCCATGCAGCGATTATACGGGGTTCGTATCCGAGACAATCTGTGATGGTAACGATGTATCTGGAGTCAATCGGACAGGTGCCCTACGCCTTGCCCAAACCGAATTGTCATCCTGAGCGAAGCGGCATAGCCGCGTAGTCGAAGGACCTGCATTCTTTCCAACCCGTCGATTGCTGCTGGGGAGAGTGAAAAATGCAGGTCCTTCGACTACGCCTCTCGCGATGAAGCCGCCTGGGTGCCCCATCCTTCGCAGCCTTAAGCGAAGGGTGGGATGAACGATGGCCGAGCGGTCTTCATTCCCACCCTTCACTGCCTGAAGGATGGGGCACCCGGAGATTTGTGGCCGGTTGTACAGGTCATCGCCGCAGAAAATCGATCGCCAGGTGCGCGATCGTCACCAGCGCGCCGACGGCCGCGGTAAATCCGCGCAGCCGCTGCACGCTGCGTTCGTGGCGCTCCACGCGCTCTTCGATCTGCGTTAGCCGTCCCGGCTGTCCGATTCCCATCAGCTGGTCCATCTGACTCTTGAGCACGCGCAGGTCGCCTAAAACCTGTCCTTCAAACTCCGTCATGGTGCACTTCCCTTCATCTCCCGCGCGATCACAGGCTGACCGGCAGGTTGGTAAATACTGCGCTGGAAAGACGCGAGTAGACGGGCGTGCCTGAACCGTCGTACATGCGCACGAAGTAGCGTTCCACCTGCGCCGAGCGTGGAATAGTGAAGCTGCGCACCGGCGAGCGCAACACGAAGTCGCCATCGACGCCGGAGCCGAAGACCCAGTCGCGGCGGCGCACCTCGAAGCCTCCTCCCGTTGGAGGATCGACGCCGGCATCGATCTGCAATGCTGTGCCCGTTGCGCTGACCACCTGCAAACCCGGCAGGTTCGCCAGCACAGCGGCGGGTGTTGTCCTTGCAGGCAGCGGCAGAGCATCGCCGGCGATGCCGTCGGCAAACTTCGCGTTGAGAGCCGTGGCCCAGTCGTTGGCGAAATCGACGTGATACGACACAAGCTCGGGCCGCGCATGGCTGTCCGTCACTGCGACGCTGCGGACGATCAGCTTCAGCGTGTCAGTCGAAACTCCGCTGCCCGAAGTAACGCTGAGCATGTCGCCCGGCTGAACGTCTGCTGCGGGGTTGACCATCGCGCAGCTTCCTCGCACTGCCGCCGCGCGCGATGTGGCAAAGCTCAGCGCGGCCAGCGCGGCGTTTTCGCAGTCGACTGTGGTTCGCGCTGGCGGATGCGTCACCTTGCCCTGCCAC from Acidobacteriota bacterium includes:
- a CDS encoding elongation factor P, which gives rise to MAALIEAINVKRKMLFEHENAPYYCMDSDISTPTARGGQTLVRLKMRNMITNAVFEKSFKAGDKFKEPDVELVPATFLYADGDGFHFLDQQSFETFPLTESMVGDATDFLTENLEVQLTKYNGNPIGLQLPIFVDLTVKETEPGLSGASQSGSVTKTATLETGLEIRVPLFIKEGEKVKVSTENRDFAGRA
- a CDS encoding alpha/beta hydrolase is translated as MVSVEPGVQLEVLDWGGNGRPLIFLAGLGNTAHIWDNFATKFTDKHHVYAITRRGFGRSTHATTGYTPERLSDDILAVMEKLKIERPVLIAHSIGGEELSAIGTRHPERVSALVYLDAAYNYAFYDAVGDYEASLARLRKQLNALADKPNDTALMDQVRASLPQFADNLNRKANSTENPLPPLPYGSPTTADKASFAAMLKRLKGAVGGVPPEAEIHESFLPGPDGSVGDRNAAAEAPSAVSKNYERFTTPIHLPMLAVMSYPQVKPPDANWPRYLAAVAAADANQARQIGAFERGQPTARVVRIANANHYIFISNETQVLDAMKRFLGDLS
- a CDS encoding Rieske 2Fe-2S domain-containing protein yields the protein MIVKLCNVQDLPAPGEMRAFQGRGLELCVARPRKDHSRVFVFDNRCPHQNAMLNQGALEGNVVVCPLHGWRYDIGTGYSDVAGDPPLKTYEARQHDGALFVQIP
- a CDS encoding c-type cytochrome, which produces MPRSLRLPLGQAVSIAGAALLCCVSLTGCRQDMHDQPKFFPQRGTTFYQDGRSVRPQVAGTVARSQAQTVSYFATGMVDGAEADGLPFKVTPAVLERGQERFNVYCTPCHSRVGNGKGMIVQRGYYPATSFHSYRLRSAPLGHFFSVITNGYGAMPDYASQITPVDRWAIVAYIRALQLSQNAAETDVPSGGRVVPIAAVEERSGFSSDFLSPWLGSVLEHVHPTVEAAAPAASTTAPATKPATVPAAGTAATPATPVAAGAKAAAKNTLVASAAKPAGQEAAAPAPAAEKPAAGDVAHGKTLYANNCSVCHQPTRAGMPPVFPSLIGVVERVGEKRVRTVAKEGIADAKPPMPPHPDLTDKDITDLIAFLKTKP
- the purE gene encoding 5-(carboxyamino)imidazole ribonucleotide mutase — protein: MDASPLVGVIMGSRNDYAVMQGAVEMLREFGVPYEVRVVSAHRTPDLLFEYAGTAAARGLRVIIAGAGGAAHLPGMVAAKTVVPVLGVPIPATALQGMDALLSIVQMPKGVPVGTLAIGAPGAANAGLMAAQIIATTDTALQKKLTAWREARRDEVLAHSHGVETHG
- the purK gene encoding 5-(carboxyamino)imidazole ribonucleotide synthase, which produces MSAASTKTVAAKPILPGATIGIFGGGQLGRMTAMAARAMGYRIQVLDPDPACPARFVVDGCIEAAWNNMHEAAHLAGGSDVVTLEIEQIALTSMEAAEKLAPVRPGRAVLEVIQDRIAQKQWLAAHNFPIGDWRAVHSLDELREAIKALGGKVFCKSATGGYDGRGQGKVGFRAGADAEEELRGAWHALGEHAGVAEKAVELEREISVLVARSPSGEVKVYPAAWNHHENQILAWSVMPAPLTDAMAAEAHALAERIANSFTLEGILAVEMFVTTTGQLLVNELAPRPHNSYHASERASVTSQFEQLVRAVCDLPLGDVSVVQPCAIANLLGDVWLNEDGTPRTPRFDRALAVPGVRLHLYEKHRPRKGRKMGHLSAVGATADEAVTAVLRAQELL
- a CDS encoding carboxymuconolactone decarboxylase family protein, whose translation is MYDMKNLVQLKKLDANAPESMKAFWAFDKAAFEPGAIDALHKQLMALAVALTTQCPYCLEIHRRAAVAAGATEAMIAETAVVAAAMRAGAAVTHATHLFK
- a CDS encoding MarR family transcriptional regulator, translated to MDRPSLPPALPAGFLIAQVGGHAAAGFAEALKPQGFAPHDAGILRLLAMSPGISQQEIARRLGMHASRLVGVLDELGRRGLIERRPSAKDRRFYELHLTGQGGQALAAIGRVAREHQERLLASLNAEERALLTEMLARIARQQGLSPGVHPGYKKLGNEDE